A window of the Lolium perenne isolate Kyuss_39 chromosome 7, Kyuss_2.0, whole genome shotgun sequence genome harbors these coding sequences:
- the LOC127319148 gene encoding basic blue protein, with protein sequence MHMPPSQLLAAALVSALLLLWRPAGAAEYSVGGDGINGWDTGTNYATWAQAQSFVAGDALLFNYVKSQHNVYEVTEAAYRSCDATAPGSVLATYDTGFDRIVLPDAKTYWFICEIPNHCIGGMKLAVNVSGAGAPGGSPTIDVPPPSPSAATRSSWTAAWGGLVVLGVVHVMVNLAA encoded by the exons ATGCATATGCCACCGTCTCAGCTGCTGGCAGCGGCCTTGGTCTCCGCTCTGCTGCTCTTGTGGCGGCCGGCGGGCGCGGCCGAGTACAGCGTCGGCGGCGACGGCATCAACGGCTGGGACACCGGCACCAACTACGCCACATGGGCGCAGGCCCAATCCTTCGTCGCCGGCGACGCCCTAC TGTTCAACTACGTCAAGAGCCAGCACAACGTCTACGAGGTCACCGAGGCGGCCTACCGGTCCTGCGACGCCACCGCCCCCGGCTCCGTGCTCGCCACCTACGACACCGGCTTCGACAGGATCGTGCTCCCCGACGCCAAGACCTACTGGTTCATCTGCGAGATCCCCAACCACTGCATCGGGGGCATGAAGCTCGCCGTCAACGTCTCCGGCGCCGGGGCTCCCGGCGGATCGCCGACGATAGACGTTCCGCCGCCTTCCCCGTCGGCGGCCACCAGGAGCAGCTGGACAGCGGCGTGGGGAGGGTTGGTGGTGCTCGGCGTGGTGCACGTCATGGTCAACCTGGCTGCCTAG